A region of the Rhizobium sp. 007 genome:
CAATCAGGAGAACGATCCGAGGCTGACAAGCGAGCGAAGACGGTCGCTAAGGTGAGAAAGCCGGCAAGCCTTGACGAAAAGCGATCGAAAGACAAGCTCATTCCTGGGGCCGAATCTAATGCCGCGAATGCAACGGTGACCCAAGTGCCTCCAAAATCCAAAGAGCGGAAGGCCGTGGATGCTGCTTTATCAGAAAAGCGCGGGGAGACGCCCAAGAGTAAGCTAAAGCGCGCCTCCAAGAGCATCGAAAAAGCCATGAGTGAAAAGCAACTCGAAGAGTTCGCATCGACCAAAACAAAAGGTAAACCTCAACATGTTGCTAAGTAAAGCAACGGATTCGGCCGCCCCGTAACCAGGCTCTCATGGGCGAACGAGCCCGAAGCGGCGCGCTTCGTCCAACAGCGCCCTGACTGAAGACGGCTGCCATTTCCGGCCACCACGCGGCGGCCGCTCATGCATTTGGTCCAATTGGGCAGCAATGTCGCGCAGCGATAGATCAGGATCGGCGATCGCGATCGCGGCGACCAGCTTCATCAGATTGTCCTCCGGCGGTCGGCGAGGAGAGCGGCCGAGCAGTTCTGGCTCGGCGAGTTTCTCGCGTACCATCCGATGGATTGCCCGGCGCAAGCGTTCGACCGTCCAGTCGTGACCTTTGCGATTGAGTATCCGCACGACATTATCCCAACTGTGTTGCGGTCGCAGCTGGCGTACCGTCGGCAGCCATGTCTGCGCCGATGAGATTAACTCATCAAGATAAGCCCGATTGCGGGCGGCCGAGACAGCGCGGAGCGCCTCCGGTCGGCGCTCGCGAAGTCCGGGATTACCAGCGAGCCGGCCCCGCGCCTTAGCTGCCGTCATGCCGGCTTTGGTACGCTCCGCGATCAGCGCACGCTCGAGCTGGGCTACGGCACCTAGCACCTGGAGAGAAAACATGCCTTGCGGCGTCGAGGTATCGATTGGATCGCGAAGGGATCGGAAGTGAACGCCCTTCTCCTCGAGGTCTTCGATGACGGCAAGCAAGTGGCTAACGGAGCGTGCCAGCCGGTCCAGACGGACGACGACGAGCACGTCGCCCGCGATAAGTTCCCTCATAAGCTTGGTCAGGATCGGCCTGGACCGGGATGCGCCGGATCCGTGCTCCTGATGGATGCGGTAGCAACCAGCCGCTCGCAACTCGTCGACCTGGGCGTCGTTGAACTGCTCGTCCGTCGACACACGCGCATATCCGATGAG
Encoded here:
- a CDS encoding recombinase family protein; translation: MARREIPDPRPPPQRLIGYARVSTDEQFNDAQVDELRAAGCYRIHQEHGSGASRSRPILTKLMRELIAGDVLVVVRLDRLARSVSHLLAVIEDLEEKGVHFRSLRDPIDTSTPQGMFSLQVLGAVAQLERALIAERTKAGMTAAKARGRLAGNPGLRERRPEALRAVSAARNRAYLDELISSAQTWLPTVRQLRPQHSWDNVVRILNRKGHDWTVERLRRAIHRMVREKLAEPELLGRSPRRPPEDNLMKLVAAIAIADPDLSLRDIAAQLDQMHERPPRGGRKWQPSSVRALLDEARRFGLVRP
- a CDS encoding DUF3008 family protein, whose translation is MPPKSKERKAVDAALSEKRGETPKSKLKRASKSIEKAMSEKQLEEFASTKTKGKPQHVAK